The following proteins are encoded in a genomic region of Neovison vison isolate M4711 chromosome 12, ASM_NN_V1, whole genome shotgun sequence:
- the ASB8 gene encoding ankyrin repeat and SOCS box protein 8 isoform X2 — MVSDADCVELLLEKGAEVNALDGYNRTALHYAAEKDEACVEVLLEYGANPNALDGNRDTPLHWAAFKNNAECVRALLESGASVNALDYNNDTPLSWAAMKGNLESVSILLDYGAEVRVINLKGQTPISRLVALLVRGLGTEKEDSCFELLHRAVGHFELRKNGTMPREVARDQQLCEKLTVLCSAPGTLKTLSRYAVRRSLGLQYLPDAVKGLPLPASLKEYLLLME; from the exons ATGGTGTCAGATGCTGACTGTGTGGAGTTACTCCTGGAAAAAGGAGCGGAG GTAAATGCCCTGGATGGTTACAACCGAACAGCCCTCCACTATGCAGCTGAGAAAGATGAGGCTTGTGTGGAGGTCCTTTTGGAGTATGGTGCAAACCCCAATGCACTGGATGGCAACCGAGACACCCCACTTCACTGGGCAGCCTTTAAGAACAATGCCGAGTGTGTGCGGGCCCTCCTAGAGAGTGGGGCCTCTGTCAATGCCCTGGATTATAACAATGATACCCCACTCAGCTGGGCCGCCATGAAGGGAAATCTTGAGAGCGTCAGCATCCTTCTTGATTATGGTGCAGAGGTCAGAGTCATCAACCTGAAAGGCCAGACACCCATCTCCCGCCTGGTGGCTCTGCTAGTCAGAGGACttggaacagagaaagaagactCTTGCTTTGAGCTCCTGCACAGAGCCGTGGGACACTTTGAGTTAAGGAAGAATGGCACCATGCCACGAGAAGTGGCCAGAGACCAGCAACTGTGTGAAAAACTGACTGTCCTGTGCTCAGCCCCAGGAACTCTAAAAACACTCTCTCGCTATGCTGTGCGCAGGAGTTTGGGACTCCAGTATCTGCCAGATGCAGTGAAGGGCCTTCCACTGCCAGCTTCTCTGAAGGAATACCTGTTACTCATGGAATAG